In Lagopus muta isolate bLagMut1 chromosome 6, bLagMut1 primary, whole genome shotgun sequence, one DNA window encodes the following:
- the SWAP70 gene encoding switch-associated protein 70 isoform X3, whose protein sequence is MVGLKDELLKAIWHAFTALDLDRSGKVSKSQLKVQGNFDKVEFNRMCWTLCAKKNLSKSPLLISDEDAFKVWVIFNFLSEDKYPLIIVPEEIEYLLKKLTEAMGAGWQQEQFDLYKIALNTSREGLSAWELIDLIGSGQFSKGMDRQTVSMAVNEVFNELILDVLKQGYMLKKGHKRKNWTERWFVLKPNIISYYVSEDLKDKKGDIILDGNCCVEALPDKDGKKCLFLIKCLDKSFEISASDKKKKQEWIQAIQTTVSLLRAGSPPPHKEARQKRKELRQKLLAEQEELERQMKELQAANENKQKELETVRKQLEAAAARAAEEEKKRLQTQVELQDRFSLELEREKMVRQKMEEQVAQKSSELEQYLQRVRELEEMYKQLQEALEVEKQARQDEETVRKLQARLLEEESAKRAELEKWHLQQQQTIQMTEAEKQELENQRMIKEQALQVAMQQLEQLELERKEALEQYEEVKKKLETAANNTRSWKDKVAHHEGLIRLIEPGKQGSKNPHLITNWGPAAFTEAELEQREKSWKGKKASSE, encoded by the exons ATGGTGGGCCTCAAGGACGAGCTGCTGAAGGCCATCTGGCACGCCTTCACCGCGCTCGACCTCGACCGTAGCGGAAAGGTCTCCAAGTCGCAGCTCAAG gTTCAAGGGAACTTTGATAAAGTTGAATTCAACAGAATGTGTTGGACTCTGTGTGCTAAAAAGAACCTCTCGAAAAGTCCTTTGCTGATCAGTGATGAAGATGCATTTAAAGTCTGggttatttttaacttcttatCAGAGGACAAGTACCCTTTAATCATTGTACCTGAGGAg ATTGAATACTTGCTTAAAAAGCTGACAGAAGCAATGGGAGCAGgttggcagcaggagcagtttGACCTCTACAAGATTGCCCTCAACACCAGCCGGGAGGGCCTGTCTGCTTGGGAGCTGATCGATCTCATCGGGAGCGGGCAGTTCAGTAAGGGCATGGACCGACAGACCGTGTCCATGGCAGTTAATGAAGTCTTTAACGAGCTCATCTTAGATGTACTCAAACAG GGTTATATGCTGAAAAAAGgtcacaaaaggaaaaactggaCAGAACGATGGTTTGTACTAAAACCCAATATTATTTCCTACTATGTAAGTGAAGACCTAAAGGACAAGAAGGGAGACATCATTCTGGACGGCAACTGTTGTGTAGAg GCCTTGCCTGacaaagatggaaagaaatgcctttttctcaTAAAGTGCCTTGATAAAAGCTTTGAGATCAGTGCCTCtgataaaaagaagaaacaagagtGGATTCAAG CCATACAGACCACTGTGAGCTTGCTGCGAGCGGGGAGCCCTCCGCCCCACAAAGAAGCACGCCAGAAACGGAAAGAACTGCGCCAGAAGCTCTTGGCTGAGCAGGAGGAATTGGAGAGGCAGATGAAGGAGCTGCAGGCGGCCAATGAGAACaagcagaaggagctggagaCTGTGAGAAAG caactggaagcagcagctgcccgtGCTGCcgaggaggagaagaagaggcttCAGACCCAAGTTGAGTTACAGGATCGCTTCAGTCTGGagctggagagagagaaaatg GTGAGGCAAAAAATGGAAGAGCAAGTTGCTCAGAAATCATCTGAACTGGAACAGTATTTACAGAGGGTACGTGAACTGGAAGAGATGTATAAGCAGCTCCAGGAAGCTTTGGAGGTTGAGAAACAGGCACGTCAGGATGAAGAGACTGTAAGGAAACTTCAAGCCAG ATTACTGGAAGAGGAGTCAGCAAAGAGAGCTGAACTGGAAAAATGgcacttgcagcagcagcagaccaTTCAGATGACGGAAGCAGAGAAGCAGGAGCTAGAAAACCAGAGAATGATAAAGGAGCAGGCTCTTCAGGTTGCTATGCAGCAACTGGAACAGCTTGaactggaaaggaaagaggCCCTTGAGCAATATGAG GAGGTTAAAAAGAAGTTGGAAACGGCAGCTAATAACACCAGGAGCTGGAAAGACAAAGTAGCTCATCATGAGGGATTAATTCGACTAATAGAGCCAGGTAAACAAG GCTCCAAGAATCCACACCTCATCACAAACTGGGGCCCGGCAGCCTTCACTGAAGCTGAACTggagcaaagagaaaagagctggaaagggaaaaaagcctcTTCTGAGTAA
- the SWAP70 gene encoding switch-associated protein 70 isoform X1: MVGLKDELLKAIWHAFTALDLDRSGKVSKSQLKVLSHNLCTVLNVPHDPVALEEHFRDDDEGPVSNQGYMPYLNKFILEKVQGNFDKVEFNRMCWTLCAKKNLSKSPLLISDEDAFKVWVIFNFLSEDKYPLIIVPEEIEYLLKKLTEAMGAGWQQEQFDLYKIALNTSREGLSAWELIDLIGSGQFSKGMDRQTVSMAVNEVFNELILDVLKQGYMLKKGHKRKNWTERWFVLKPNIISYYVSEDLKDKKGDIILDGNCCVEALPDKDGKKCLFLIKCLDKSFEISASDKKKKQEWIQAIQTTVSLLRAGSPPPHKEARQKRKELRQKLLAEQEELERQMKELQAANENKQKELETVRKQLEAAAARAAEEEKKRLQTQVELQDRFSLELEREKMVRQKMEEQVAQKSSELEQYLQRVRELEEMYKQLQEALEVEKQARQDEETVRKLQARLLEEESAKRAELEKWHLQQQQTIQMTEAEKQELENQRMIKEQALQVAMQQLEQLELERKEALEQYEEVKKKLETAANNTRSWKDKVAHHEGLIRLIEPGKQGSKNPHLITNWGPAAFTEAELEQREKSWKGKKASSE; this comes from the exons ATGGTGGGCCTCAAGGACGAGCTGCTGAAGGCCATCTGGCACGCCTTCACCGCGCTCGACCTCGACCGTAGCGGAAAGGTCTCCAAGTCGCAGCTCAAG GTCCTTTCTCATAACCTGTGCACAGTGTTAAATGTTCCCCATGACCCGGTGGCCTTGGAAGAACACTTTAGGGATGATGATGAAGGACCAGTTTCCAATCAGGGTTACATGCCTTATTTAAACAAATTCATCTTGGAAAAG gTTCAAGGGAACTTTGATAAAGTTGAATTCAACAGAATGTGTTGGACTCTGTGTGCTAAAAAGAACCTCTCGAAAAGTCCTTTGCTGATCAGTGATGAAGATGCATTTAAAGTCTGggttatttttaacttcttatCAGAGGACAAGTACCCTTTAATCATTGTACCTGAGGAg ATTGAATACTTGCTTAAAAAGCTGACAGAAGCAATGGGAGCAGgttggcagcaggagcagtttGACCTCTACAAGATTGCCCTCAACACCAGCCGGGAGGGCCTGTCTGCTTGGGAGCTGATCGATCTCATCGGGAGCGGGCAGTTCAGTAAGGGCATGGACCGACAGACCGTGTCCATGGCAGTTAATGAAGTCTTTAACGAGCTCATCTTAGATGTACTCAAACAG GGTTATATGCTGAAAAAAGgtcacaaaaggaaaaactggaCAGAACGATGGTTTGTACTAAAACCCAATATTATTTCCTACTATGTAAGTGAAGACCTAAAGGACAAGAAGGGAGACATCATTCTGGACGGCAACTGTTGTGTAGAg GCCTTGCCTGacaaagatggaaagaaatgcctttttctcaTAAAGTGCCTTGATAAAAGCTTTGAGATCAGTGCCTCtgataaaaagaagaaacaagagtGGATTCAAG CCATACAGACCACTGTGAGCTTGCTGCGAGCGGGGAGCCCTCCGCCCCACAAAGAAGCACGCCAGAAACGGAAAGAACTGCGCCAGAAGCTCTTGGCTGAGCAGGAGGAATTGGAGAGGCAGATGAAGGAGCTGCAGGCGGCCAATGAGAACaagcagaaggagctggagaCTGTGAGAAAG caactggaagcagcagctgcccgtGCTGCcgaggaggagaagaagaggcttCAGACCCAAGTTGAGTTACAGGATCGCTTCAGTCTGGagctggagagagagaaaatg GTGAGGCAAAAAATGGAAGAGCAAGTTGCTCAGAAATCATCTGAACTGGAACAGTATTTACAGAGGGTACGTGAACTGGAAGAGATGTATAAGCAGCTCCAGGAAGCTTTGGAGGTTGAGAAACAGGCACGTCAGGATGAAGAGACTGTAAGGAAACTTCAAGCCAG ATTACTGGAAGAGGAGTCAGCAAAGAGAGCTGAACTGGAAAAATGgcacttgcagcagcagcagaccaTTCAGATGACGGAAGCAGAGAAGCAGGAGCTAGAAAACCAGAGAATGATAAAGGAGCAGGCTCTTCAGGTTGCTATGCAGCAACTGGAACAGCTTGaactggaaaggaaagaggCCCTTGAGCAATATGAG GAGGTTAAAAAGAAGTTGGAAACGGCAGCTAATAACACCAGGAGCTGGAAAGACAAAGTAGCTCATCATGAGGGATTAATTCGACTAATAGAGCCAGGTAAACAAG GCTCCAAGAATCCACACCTCATCACAAACTGGGGCCCGGCAGCCTTCACTGAAGCTGAACTggagcaaagagaaaagagctggaaagggaaaaaagcctcTTCTGAGTAA
- the SWAP70 gene encoding switch-associated protein 70 isoform X4 gives MVGLKDELLKAIWHAFTALDLDRSGKVSKSQLKVLSHNLCTVLNVPHDPVALEEHFRDDDEGPVSNQGYMPYLNKFILEKVQGNFDKVEFNRMCWTLCAKKNLSKSPLLISDEDAFKVWVIFNFLSEDKYPLIIVPEEIEYLLKKLTEAMGAGWQQEQFDLYKIALNTSREGLSAWELIDLIGSGQFSKGMDRQTVSMAVNEVFNELILDVLKQALPDKDGKKCLFLIKCLDKSFEISASDKKKKQEWIQAIQTTVSLLRAGSPPPHKEARQKRKELRQKLLAEQEELERQMKELQAANENKQKELETVRKQLEAAAARAAEEEKKRLQTQVELQDRFSLELEREKMVRQKMEEQVAQKSSELEQYLQRVRELEEMYKQLQEALEVEKQARQDEETVRKLQARLLEEESAKRAELEKWHLQQQQTIQMTEAEKQELENQRMIKEQALQVAMQQLEQLELERKEALEQYEEVKKKLETAANNTRSWKDKVAHHEGLIRLIEPGKQGSKNPHLITNWGPAAFTEAELEQREKSWKGKKASSE, from the exons ATGGTGGGCCTCAAGGACGAGCTGCTGAAGGCCATCTGGCACGCCTTCACCGCGCTCGACCTCGACCGTAGCGGAAAGGTCTCCAAGTCGCAGCTCAAG GTCCTTTCTCATAACCTGTGCACAGTGTTAAATGTTCCCCATGACCCGGTGGCCTTGGAAGAACACTTTAGGGATGATGATGAAGGACCAGTTTCCAATCAGGGTTACATGCCTTATTTAAACAAATTCATCTTGGAAAAG gTTCAAGGGAACTTTGATAAAGTTGAATTCAACAGAATGTGTTGGACTCTGTGTGCTAAAAAGAACCTCTCGAAAAGTCCTTTGCTGATCAGTGATGAAGATGCATTTAAAGTCTGggttatttttaacttcttatCAGAGGACAAGTACCCTTTAATCATTGTACCTGAGGAg ATTGAATACTTGCTTAAAAAGCTGACAGAAGCAATGGGAGCAGgttggcagcaggagcagtttGACCTCTACAAGATTGCCCTCAACACCAGCCGGGAGGGCCTGTCTGCTTGGGAGCTGATCGATCTCATCGGGAGCGGGCAGTTCAGTAAGGGCATGGACCGACAGACCGTGTCCATGGCAGTTAATGAAGTCTTTAACGAGCTCATCTTAGATGTACTCAAACAG GCCTTGCCTGacaaagatggaaagaaatgcctttttctcaTAAAGTGCCTTGATAAAAGCTTTGAGATCAGTGCCTCtgataaaaagaagaaacaagagtGGATTCAAG CCATACAGACCACTGTGAGCTTGCTGCGAGCGGGGAGCCCTCCGCCCCACAAAGAAGCACGCCAGAAACGGAAAGAACTGCGCCAGAAGCTCTTGGCTGAGCAGGAGGAATTGGAGAGGCAGATGAAGGAGCTGCAGGCGGCCAATGAGAACaagcagaaggagctggagaCTGTGAGAAAG caactggaagcagcagctgcccgtGCTGCcgaggaggagaagaagaggcttCAGACCCAAGTTGAGTTACAGGATCGCTTCAGTCTGGagctggagagagagaaaatg GTGAGGCAAAAAATGGAAGAGCAAGTTGCTCAGAAATCATCTGAACTGGAACAGTATTTACAGAGGGTACGTGAACTGGAAGAGATGTATAAGCAGCTCCAGGAAGCTTTGGAGGTTGAGAAACAGGCACGTCAGGATGAAGAGACTGTAAGGAAACTTCAAGCCAG ATTACTGGAAGAGGAGTCAGCAAAGAGAGCTGAACTGGAAAAATGgcacttgcagcagcagcagaccaTTCAGATGACGGAAGCAGAGAAGCAGGAGCTAGAAAACCAGAGAATGATAAAGGAGCAGGCTCTTCAGGTTGCTATGCAGCAACTGGAACAGCTTGaactggaaaggaaagaggCCCTTGAGCAATATGAG GAGGTTAAAAAGAAGTTGGAAACGGCAGCTAATAACACCAGGAGCTGGAAAGACAAAGTAGCTCATCATGAGGGATTAATTCGACTAATAGAGCCAGGTAAACAAG GCTCCAAGAATCCACACCTCATCACAAACTGGGGCCCGGCAGCCTTCACTGAAGCTGAACTggagcaaagagaaaagagctggaaagggaaaaaagcctcTTCTGAGTAA
- the SWAP70 gene encoding switch-associated protein 70 isoform X2, producing the protein MVGLKDELLKAIWHAFTALDLDRSGKVSKSQLKVLSHNLCTVLNVPHDPVALEEHFRDDDEGPVSNQGYMPYLNKFILEKVQGNFDKVEFNRMCWTLCAKKNLSKSPLLISDEDAFKVWVIFNFLSEDKYPLIIVPEEIEYLLKKLTEAMGAGWQQEQFDLYKIALNTSREGLSAWELIDLIGSGQFSKGMDRQTVSMAVNEVFNELILDVLKQGYMLKKGHKRKNWTERWFVLKPNIISYYVSEDLKDKKGDIILDGNCCVEALPDKDGKKCLFLIKCLDKSFEISASDKKKKQEWIQAIQTTVSLLRAGSPPPHKEARQKRKELRQKLLAEQEELERQMKELQAANENKQKELETVRKQLEAAAARAAEEEKKRLQTQVELQDRFSLELEREKMVRQKMEEQVAQKSSELEQYLQRVRELEEMYKQLQEALEVEKQARQDEETVRKLQARLLEEESAKRAELEKWHLQQQQTIQMTEAEKQELENQRMIKEQALQVAMQQLEQLELERKEALEQYEEVKKKLETAANNTRSWKDKVAHHEGLIRLIEPGSKNPHLITNWGPAAFTEAELEQREKSWKGKKASSE; encoded by the exons ATGGTGGGCCTCAAGGACGAGCTGCTGAAGGCCATCTGGCACGCCTTCACCGCGCTCGACCTCGACCGTAGCGGAAAGGTCTCCAAGTCGCAGCTCAAG GTCCTTTCTCATAACCTGTGCACAGTGTTAAATGTTCCCCATGACCCGGTGGCCTTGGAAGAACACTTTAGGGATGATGATGAAGGACCAGTTTCCAATCAGGGTTACATGCCTTATTTAAACAAATTCATCTTGGAAAAG gTTCAAGGGAACTTTGATAAAGTTGAATTCAACAGAATGTGTTGGACTCTGTGTGCTAAAAAGAACCTCTCGAAAAGTCCTTTGCTGATCAGTGATGAAGATGCATTTAAAGTCTGggttatttttaacttcttatCAGAGGACAAGTACCCTTTAATCATTGTACCTGAGGAg ATTGAATACTTGCTTAAAAAGCTGACAGAAGCAATGGGAGCAGgttggcagcaggagcagtttGACCTCTACAAGATTGCCCTCAACACCAGCCGGGAGGGCCTGTCTGCTTGGGAGCTGATCGATCTCATCGGGAGCGGGCAGTTCAGTAAGGGCATGGACCGACAGACCGTGTCCATGGCAGTTAATGAAGTCTTTAACGAGCTCATCTTAGATGTACTCAAACAG GGTTATATGCTGAAAAAAGgtcacaaaaggaaaaactggaCAGAACGATGGTTTGTACTAAAACCCAATATTATTTCCTACTATGTAAGTGAAGACCTAAAGGACAAGAAGGGAGACATCATTCTGGACGGCAACTGTTGTGTAGAg GCCTTGCCTGacaaagatggaaagaaatgcctttttctcaTAAAGTGCCTTGATAAAAGCTTTGAGATCAGTGCCTCtgataaaaagaagaaacaagagtGGATTCAAG CCATACAGACCACTGTGAGCTTGCTGCGAGCGGGGAGCCCTCCGCCCCACAAAGAAGCACGCCAGAAACGGAAAGAACTGCGCCAGAAGCTCTTGGCTGAGCAGGAGGAATTGGAGAGGCAGATGAAGGAGCTGCAGGCGGCCAATGAGAACaagcagaaggagctggagaCTGTGAGAAAG caactggaagcagcagctgcccgtGCTGCcgaggaggagaagaagaggcttCAGACCCAAGTTGAGTTACAGGATCGCTTCAGTCTGGagctggagagagagaaaatg GTGAGGCAAAAAATGGAAGAGCAAGTTGCTCAGAAATCATCTGAACTGGAACAGTATTTACAGAGGGTACGTGAACTGGAAGAGATGTATAAGCAGCTCCAGGAAGCTTTGGAGGTTGAGAAACAGGCACGTCAGGATGAAGAGACTGTAAGGAAACTTCAAGCCAG ATTACTGGAAGAGGAGTCAGCAAAGAGAGCTGAACTGGAAAAATGgcacttgcagcagcagcagaccaTTCAGATGACGGAAGCAGAGAAGCAGGAGCTAGAAAACCAGAGAATGATAAAGGAGCAGGCTCTTCAGGTTGCTATGCAGCAACTGGAACAGCTTGaactggaaaggaaagaggCCCTTGAGCAATATGAG GAGGTTAAAAAGAAGTTGGAAACGGCAGCTAATAACACCAGGAGCTGGAAAGACAAAGTAGCTCATCATGAGGGATTAATTCGACTAATAGAGCCAG GCTCCAAGAATCCACACCTCATCACAAACTGGGGCCCGGCAGCCTTCACTGAAGCTGAACTggagcaaagagaaaagagctggaaagggaaaaaagcctcTTCTGAGTAA